Proteins encoded in a region of the Rickettsia bellii RML369-C genome:
- a CDS encoding TlpA disulfide reductase family protein, translated as MGLSNYNKYFFTITVFLLLIIVFTPKIYANPKNGSNVPDDIIFFDEEKNQYSLDQFEGKTILLVFWATWSANCVKEMPDLDTLQKDFRKLPFSVIPVSEDYQDVKVIIEYYKSYQIRYLPIYQDYRNQLFKALGVISLPTSILIDPNGKIVTSFIGNTNWYDEKIRETILSAIPGNYPEPKNSYNGQSLNKPAKPL; from the coding sequence ATGGGTTTAAGTAATTATAATAAATATTTTTTTACCATTACAGTATTTTTATTATTAATAATAGTTTTTACTCCTAAAATTTATGCAAATCCTAAGAATGGTTCTAATGTTCCTGATGATATAATTTTTTTTGATGAAGAAAAAAATCAATATTCTCTTGATCAGTTCGAGGGAAAAACTATATTATTAGTATTTTGGGCTACTTGGAGTGCTAATTGTGTAAAAGAGATGCCCGATCTTGATACATTACAGAAAGATTTTAGAAAGCTGCCTTTCTCAGTGATTCCGGTTTCAGAAGATTATCAAGACGTAAAAGTTATTATAGAGTATTATAAAAGTTACCAGATAAGATATTTACCAATTTATCAAGATTATAGAAATCAGCTATTTAAGGCTTTAGGAGTAATTAGTTTACCTACAAGCATATTAATAGATCCAAATGGTAAAATAGTAACTAGTTTTATAGGTAATACTAATTGGTATGATGAAAAAATTAGGGAAACTATTTTATCTGCTATACCAGGAAATTATCCAGAACCTAAAAATAGCTATAATGGGCAATCTTTGAATAAACCAGCAAAACCTTTGTAA
- the rsmD gene encoding 16S rRNA (guanine(966)-N(2))-methyltransferase RsmD, with protein MLKIISGKFQNQKIPIAKNIKYRPSTGKLKEAIFSILTSGEFIGNKLFNENIKVLDLFAGSGSLAFESLSRGAGFATLIDIDAFSLKIAEEFAKTLNIHNKVNLVNINALNLPKANTAFDLVFVDPPYHNKIVTKVMKLLIKNNWLNTDAIIVVEMAKTDDYVLDENIEIIREKLYGNTKLLVLKYNCYLAA; from the coding sequence GTGTTAAAAATAATATCAGGTAAATTTCAAAATCAGAAAATACCTATTGCTAAAAATATTAAATATCGTCCCTCTACTGGCAAACTTAAGGAAGCAATATTTAGCATATTAACTTCCGGTGAGTTTATAGGTAATAAATTATTCAATGAAAATATTAAAGTACTAGATTTATTTGCTGGTAGCGGTAGCCTTGCTTTTGAGAGTCTATCAAGGGGAGCAGGTTTTGCTACTTTAATTGATATCGATGCATTTTCATTAAAAATAGCAGAAGAATTTGCTAAAACCTTAAATATTCATAATAAAGTTAATCTCGTTAATATTAATGCCTTAAATCTGCCAAAAGCAAACACAGCTTTTGATCTCGTCTTCGTTGACCCCCCTTATCATAATAAAATAGTGACGAAAGTAATGAAGCTGCTTATAAAGAATAACTGGCTTAATACAGACGCCATAATAGTCGTTGAAATGGCTAAAACAGATGATTATGTTTTAGACGAAAATATCGAAATTATACGTGAGAAATTGTATGGTAATACTAAATTGTTGGTTTTGAAGTATAATTGTTATCTAGCTGCTTGA
- a CDS encoding septation protein A: MFKLLSEIGPVVAFFAGFFYGGGIQSATLYMLITSVICITLCYIIDKKVSRLSIISTAVLLVSGIITLISGDSMYIKIKPTILYVIFGIIFLTSGIKKNPFIKYALESIIRLKEESWITLSYRTATFFFFMAIVNEIVWRNFPDETWVKFKVFGVVPITFVFILLQLPLLLKNKLPDSKI; encoded by the coding sequence ATGTTTAAACTTTTATCAGAAATTGGTCCAGTAGTAGCATTCTTTGCGGGATTTTTTTATGGTGGCGGCATACAAAGTGCTACCCTCTATATGCTTATTACTTCTGTTATTTGTATTACCCTTTGTTATATTATAGATAAAAAAGTGTCGAGGCTTTCCATTATTTCTACAGCTGTATTACTTGTTTCTGGTATTATAACTTTAATTAGTGGTGATTCGATGTATATAAAAATCAAACCGACTATATTATATGTTATTTTTGGAATAATTTTCCTTACAAGCGGTATTAAGAAAAATCCTTTTATTAAATATGCTTTAGAAAGTATAATCCGCCTCAAAGAAGAAAGTTGGATTACTTTAAGCTATAGAACAGCAACTTTTTTCTTTTTCATGGCTATAGTTAACGAAATAGTTTGGCGTAATTTCCCAGATGAAACATGGGTTAAGTTTAAAGTATTCGGCGTAGTGCCGATTACTTTTGTATTCATTTTACTTCAATTGCCTCTACTATTGAAAAATAAGTTACCCGATAGTAAAATATAA
- a CDS encoding ankyrin repeat domain-containing protein encodes MKEQDNLSISQELYGTILINLKSIVQNIFPLEYNKQEITISYIVEQIASSGSIQKNSDYPELDEEIEEINQAIIDYCKYKEIPKEEENNIYKKTSELIKDGFLKNIEQTTKLEPTTELEKKYLDKLNQATSSDEKKIIIDQHKLEIEAFNKQIAQDFQKKQEDLRGNREITNVEEHKLVKEGIVTKEEIEPYLSNYPLLNTLVEYIYLDDDQDIPLVKKLFEIARNFYPNNSTQELKELMELSYKKVNDLVGTNSSNILELLNHKQISFADINNVESEELHKINEIKIKSNFKILDCVISGDCRVTLKKLIETGKIESFDKKELELVVALFEKDADTLNKHQETKLSSKVGKLLLTFHASKAYKLDDLMQFINIIDVAEELLFTATYYQNINIIKQIIETKIEISSSTLIKALYINFTSDNKEILDYLLSFKGLNINEHDENGGTLLDYAITFNKLDIVKKLLSHENIEVNKKNIYGFTILEQAINDDKLEIVKLLLSCKSLEINQKNQYQTTPLQQAINGDKLEIVKLLLSHPDIKFNEKDQLGYTSLDWVIICNKLEIFKVLMPHLDINQKNQDGYTPLEWSIYNSYEVFQTLLLRPDINVNEENQHGLTPLQLAIIDHNDQMIQALLSHKNIEVSEKNQYGTPLELVINNSNDTALKLLLSHPKINLNKTEIAEILRLHEAKLKEEVQDDSVPISNIELDTSVLGGLEEDQESYGL; translated from the coding sequence ATGAAAGAACAAGATAATTTATCAATTTCCCAAGAACTATATGGGACAATTTTAATAAACTTAAAATCAATAGTGCAAAATATATTTCCCTTAGAATATAATAAGCAGGAAATTACTATTAGCTATATTGTAGAACAAATAGCAAGCAGCGGCTCAATTCAAAAAAATAGTGATTACCCAGAATTAGACGAAGAAATTGAGGAAATTAATCAGGCAATTATAGATTATTGTAAATATAAAGAAATTCCTAAAGAAGAAGAAAATAATATATATAAGAAAACCTCAGAATTGATAAAAGATGGGTTTTTAAAAAATATAGAACAAACTACCAAATTAGAACCAACTACAGAATTAGAAAAAAAATATTTAGATAAGTTAAATCAAGCTACTTCGTCTGATGAAAAGAAAATCATAATTGATCAACACAAACTAGAAATTGAAGCTTTTAATAAGCAAATAGCTCAAGATTTCCAGAAAAAGCAAGAAGATCTAAGAGGTAATAGAGAAATAACTAATGTTGAAGAACATAAATTAGTAAAAGAAGGAATAGTAACAAAAGAAGAGATAGAACCTTATTTAAGTAACTATCCTTTGCTAAACACCTTAGTAGAATATATATATCTAGATGATGACCAAGATATTCCTCTAGTTAAAAAGCTGTTTGAAATAGCTCGTAATTTTTACCCGAATAATTCCACACAAGAGTTAAAAGAGTTAATGGAGTTATCATACAAAAAAGTAAACGATTTAGTAGGTACAAATAGTAGTAATATTTTAGAATTACTTAACCATAAACAAATTAGCTTTGCTGATATAAATAATGTAGAAAGTGAAGAATTACATAAAATAAATGAAATAAAGATAAAGTCTAATTTTAAAATTTTAGACTGCGTTATTTCAGGCGATTGTCGTGTAACTTTAAAAAAACTTATTGAAACCGGTAAAATTGAGAGCTTTGATAAAAAAGAGTTAGAGCTAGTAGTAGCACTTTTTGAAAAAGATGCTGATACTTTAAATAAGCATCAAGAAACAAAATTATCCAGTAAAGTAGGTAAGCTGCTATTAACATTCCATGCAAGTAAAGCTTATAAATTGGATGATCTCATGCAATTTATAAATATAATAGATGTAGCAGAAGAGCTTCTTTTTACTGCTACATACTACCAAAATATAAATATAATAAAGCAAATAATAGAAACAAAAATTGAGATTTCTTCTAGCACTTTAATTAAAGCTTTATACATCAATTTTACTTCTGATAATAAAGAAATATTAGATTACCTGCTCAGTTTTAAAGGATTAAATATCAATGAACACGATGAGAATGGTGGTACTTTATTAGATTATGCTATTACGTTTAATAAACTAGATATAGTAAAAAAACTACTTTCTCATGAAAATATCGAAGTTAATAAGAAAAACATCTATGGATTTACTATTTTAGAGCAAGCTATTAATGATGATAAACTTGAAATAGTGAAATTATTGCTTTCTTGTAAAAGTCTTGAGATTAACCAAAAAAACCAGTATCAAACAACTCCTTTACAGCAAGCTATTAATGGTGATAAACTTGAAATAGTGAAATTATTGCTTTCTCATCCAGATATTAAATTTAATGAAAAAGATCAGCTGGGATATACGTCTTTAGATTGGGTTATTATATGTAATAAATTAGAAATATTTAAAGTGCTGATGCCTCATCTAGATATTAATCAAAAAAATCAGGATGGGTATACTCCCTTAGAATGGAGTATTTATAATAGCTATGAGGTATTTCAAACATTACTTCTTCGTCCAGATATTAATGTCAATGAAGAAAACCAACATGGGCTTACTCCTTTACAATTAGCTATTATTGACCATAATGATCAAATGATTCAAGCACTACTTTCTCATAAAAATATTGAAGTTAGTGAAAAAAATCAGTATGGAACTCCTTTAGAATTAGTAATTAATAACAGTAACGATACAGCACTTAAATTATTGCTTTCTCATCCAAAGATTAATCTCAACAAAACTGAAATAGCCGAAATTTTACGTTTACATGAAGCTAAGCTTAAGGAAGAAGTGCAAGACGATTCTGTGCCGATTTCTAATATAGAACTAGATACATCTGTTTTAGGCGGATTAGAAGAAGATCAAGAAAGTTATGGCTTGTAA
- a CDS encoding BON domain-containing protein, which translates to MLRILVFIALAFNLSGCLPAIFTAATTTGIVASKDQPISGTLNDSRISAGIKADLVKNNFKELGAKIKVEVSERRVLLTGNIQKEEDALKAVEIAWNQKGVTEVINELKVSKNSNHFDLAQYTRDSMITAQIKAKNLVRKDIKFANYTVLTVDNVVYLFGVARSEEELENFADLASKIKGVEKVVCYAKIVDNFNSNTEGDES; encoded by the coding sequence ATGTTAAGAATTTTAGTTTTCATAGCTCTAGCCTTTAATCTTTCAGGTTGTTTACCGGCTATTTTTACCGCAGCAACTACTACTGGTATTGTTGCTTCAAAAGATCAGCCAATATCTGGAACATTAAATGATTCAAGAATTTCAGCCGGTATTAAAGCTGATTTAGTAAAAAATAATTTTAAGGAGTTAGGGGCTAAGATCAAAGTTGAAGTATCTGAAAGAAGAGTGCTCTTAACAGGAAATATTCAGAAAGAGGAAGATGCGTTGAAAGCAGTAGAGATTGCTTGGAATCAAAAAGGCGTAACTGAAGTAATTAATGAGTTAAAGGTAAGTAAAAACAGCAATCACTTTGACTTAGCACAATATACTAGAGATAGTATGATAACAGCACAGATTAAAGCTAAGAATCTAGTCAGAAAGGATATTAAATTTGCTAATTATACTGTTTTAACAGTAGATAACGTGGTTTATTTATTCGGGGTTGCAAGGTCAGAAGAAGAGCTAGAAAACTTTGCTGATCTTGCCTCAAAAATAAAAGGTGTTGAAAAAGTTGTGTGTTATGCTAAAATAGTAGATAATTTTAATAGTAACACTGAGGGTGATGAATCATAA
- a CDS encoding S49 family peptidase, whose amino-acid sequence MNEVNKSTIANAEFEPIIAKPQISKLEQLFASIFGDSKEVVAVLRLNGVIGKVSTVQSGLTLESLNELIEKAFKIKKLKALCLIINSPGGSPVQSELIAKRIRTLAKEHKIKIYSFIEDMAASGGYWLACAGDQIYALHSSIIGSIGVVSSGFGFHEAINKLGIERRVYTEGKNKAVLDPFKPINKEDVKIIKDLQKQVYEHFVDYVKTRRVGKLTQQDDILFNGEFWAGRTALDYGLIDDLGDMYSTMKAKFGDNIKFQYLCAKQPWIKKKLGMASKILTDNFADSLINAVENKIINDKFDIK is encoded by the coding sequence ATGAACGAAGTAAATAAATCAACTATTGCGAATGCAGAGTTTGAACCAATAATAGCTAAACCTCAAATAAGTAAATTAGAGCAATTATTTGCCTCGATCTTTGGTGATTCTAAAGAAGTAGTTGCCGTTTTACGTTTAAACGGCGTTATAGGTAAAGTTAGTACTGTGCAGTCAGGGCTTACTTTAGAGTCGCTAAATGAGCTAATAGAAAAAGCTTTTAAAATAAAAAAGCTAAAAGCTTTATGTCTGATTATCAACTCCCCAGGTGGATCGCCTGTACAATCGGAACTTATTGCAAAACGTATCCGCACGCTTGCTAAAGAGCATAAAATCAAAATTTATAGTTTTATAGAAGATATGGCAGCATCGGGCGGCTATTGGCTAGCTTGTGCTGGTGATCAAATATATGCTTTGCATAGCTCGATTATAGGTAGTATCGGTGTAGTCTCAAGCGGCTTTGGCTTTCATGAAGCAATTAATAAGCTTGGAATAGAAAGAAGAGTCTATACAGAGGGGAAAAATAAAGCAGTTTTAGATCCTTTCAAACCTATTAATAAAGAGGATGTAAAAATTATTAAAGATCTACAAAAGCAAGTTTATGAGCATTTTGTTGATTATGTAAAAACAAGAAGAGTTGGTAAATTAACTCAACAAGACGATATTTTATTTAATGGCGAATTCTGGGCAGGACGAACAGCTCTTGATTATGGTTTAATTGATGACCTTGGCGATATGTATAGTACTATGAAAGCTAAATTTGGTGATAATATTAAATTTCAGTATCTTTGTGCTAAACAACCATGGATTAAAAAGAAGCTTGGTATGGCAAGTAAAATACTAACTGATAATTTTGCTGACTCCTTAATTAATGCAGTTGAAAATAAGATTATTAACGATAAATTTGATATAAAGTAA
- a CDS encoding pseudouridine synthase codes for MQRLAKLISNAGICSRRDAEKLILDGQVKVNGIIVTSPATNVDTDNQVEVSGSLITSSQKSRLWIYYKPVGLITTHKDPLSRKTVFEQLTGLPRVISIGRLDLNSEGLLLLTNNGDLARQFELPSSKLKRVYHVRAYGNPDPLLKSNYKNLEIDGIFYNPQSIKLLRKNSTNSWLEVILFEGKNREIRRIFEHFGLKVNKLIRTEYGDFKLDNLKPNEYREVTKKLYKC; via the coding sequence GTGCAGAGATTAGCTAAATTAATCAGCAATGCCGGAATTTGTTCTAGACGAGATGCCGAAAAACTAATTCTTGATGGGCAAGTGAAAGTAAATGGCATTATAGTTACCTCGCCTGCTACAAATGTTGATACTGATAATCAAGTTGAAGTATCAGGCTCTTTAATTACCTCTTCTCAAAAATCAAGGCTATGGATTTACTACAAGCCTGTTGGTTTAATTACCACCCATAAAGATCCGCTATCCCGTAAAACCGTATTCGAACAATTAACAGGTTTACCTCGGGTAATTTCAATAGGTAGGTTAGATTTAAATAGTGAAGGTTTATTATTACTAACCAATAATGGTGATTTAGCTCGGCAGTTTGAGTTACCCTCAAGCAAGTTAAAACGAGTATATCATGTTAGAGCTTATGGAAATCCTGATCCTCTATTAAAAAGTAATTATAAAAATTTAGAAATTGACGGAATATTTTATAATCCGCAATCAATAAAGTTGCTTAGGAAAAACTCCACTAACTCATGGCTTGAAGTTATTTTGTTTGAGGGCAAAAATCGGGAAATTAGAAGAATATTCGAGCATTTTGGATTAAAAGTTAATAAGCTAATTAGAACTGAGTATGGTGATTTTAAACTTGATAATCTTAAGCCGAATGAATACCGAGAAGTAACTAAAAAATTATATAAGTGTTAA
- a CDS encoding septal ring lytic transglycosylase RlpA family protein — protein MNHKFVLLILLIFYCFFLSGCNNSKKTPCSRKHSHKELSKDDPHNLVYKGYYKVGSQYKIKGKTYKPNAPKSFTETGYASWYGGGGDKFHGKKTANGDMFNKNLLTAAHKTLPLPCLVKVTNKTNNKSVILMVNDRGPFKPNRIIDVSAKAAEVLAFKKQGLAKVKIEYLHAETEKFLKNIKVNKSSNKTLAKSSKKPSSTKVANNKCSINCHIKLVNLKYKLAVN, from the coding sequence ATGAATCATAAATTTGTTTTACTAATTTTATTAATCTTTTATTGTTTTTTCTTAAGTGGTTGTAATAATTCAAAAAAAACACCATGTTCTCGTAAGCATTCACATAAAGAACTATCAAAAGACGATCCCCATAATTTAGTTTATAAAGGGTATTATAAGGTTGGTAGCCAATATAAAATAAAGGGAAAAACTTATAAACCTAATGCTCCAAAAAGCTTTACTGAAACAGGCTATGCTTCTTGGTATGGTGGAGGCGGCGACAAGTTCCATGGTAAAAAAACTGCTAATGGGGATATGTTTAATAAGAATTTATTAACAGCTGCTCACAAAACTCTCCCTCTTCCATGTTTAGTTAAAGTAACTAACAAAACTAATAATAAATCAGTAATTTTAATGGTTAATGACCGTGGACCTTTTAAGCCGAATCGTATAATAGATGTATCTGCAAAAGCAGCAGAAGTTTTAGCTTTTAAAAAGCAAGGTTTAGCTAAAGTAAAAATAGAATATTTACATGCTGAAACCGAAAAGTTTTTGAAGAATATTAAAGTAAATAAATCCTCAAATAAAACCTTGGCTAAAAGTTCTAAAAAACCTTCTTCTACTAAGGTAGCAAACAATAAATGTAGTATCAACTGTCATATAAAACTAGTGAATTTAAAATATAAGCTAGCCGTAAATTAG
- a CDS encoding IS110 family transposase: MIKYHKHIGIDIGKYNFVVGIEGIKDTKEYENTSFGIFEFINDNKDILANSLTVVETTGGYELELLYSLCERGYVVHRADARKVKNFIRSYGNSAKTDKLDAKALGLYGKERADKLEVFKPESKQNIQLFRLVQRRNDLKQMLVAEKNRLQQANTDKFVKNSCINMIDVLSNQITEITNQVEVIISSDQLLKAKHEILKEINGIGNIVAFELLILLPELGKLTRRQIAASMLRISSQ; the protein is encoded by the coding sequence ATGATAAAATATCACAAACATATAGGAATTGATATAGGAAAATATAATTTTGTAGTAGGAATAGAGGGCATAAAAGATACAAAAGAATATGAGAATACAAGTTTCGGTATATTTGAATTTATTAATGATAATAAGGATATTTTAGCAAACTCTCTAACTGTAGTTGAAACAACAGGCGGATATGAACTAGAGTTATTGTATAGCTTATGTGAAAGAGGTTATGTAGTACATAGAGCAGATGCAAGAAAGGTAAAGAATTTTATCAGATCATATGGTAATAGTGCAAAAACAGATAAGTTAGATGCTAAAGCATTAGGATTATATGGTAAGGAGCGAGCAGATAAGCTTGAAGTATTTAAGCCTGAATCAAAACAAAATATACAATTATTTCGGTTAGTACAAAGACGGAATGATTTAAAGCAAATGTTAGTTGCCGAAAAGAATAGATTACAACAAGCAAATACAGATAAGTTTGTTAAAAATAGCTGTATAAATATGATAGATGTTTTAAGTAATCAAATTACAGAGATTACTAATCAGGTAGAAGTGATTATATCATCAGATCAGCTGTTAAAAGCAAAGCATGAGATATTGAAAGAGATAAATGGCATTGGTAATATAGTTGCTTTTGAGTTATTAATATTATTACCGGAGTTAGGGAAGTTAACAAGACGGCAGATTGCTGCGTCGATGCTACGCATCTCCTCGCAATGA
- a CDS encoding dioxygenase has product MKKFIFCFLCFWTLNIFAASKGYPNKLNRCKITRNIFNDYEPKVFEPTNNLLRKTGQISRFYGEKVIIKGIVLDQNCVPVADAKVYLWQAGSGGKYPYEPLKTRVDKRRFTGKKDSSFTGSGTATTNNKGEYYFVSMLPYKSVGNLKSVNIRVEHADLKTLETRLDLSNKNICSNECGEINPALIEPQQHLRSYCFDLVLQGATLKRY; this is encoded by the coding sequence GTGAAAAAATTTATATTTTGTTTTTTATGTTTCTGGACATTAAATATATTTGCTGCTTCCAAAGGCTATCCTAATAAGCTTAATCGTTGTAAAATTACAAGAAATATATTTAATGATTATGAACCAAAAGTTTTTGAGCCTACCAATAATTTATTACGTAAGACAGGGCAGATATCTAGATTTTATGGTGAAAAAGTCATAATTAAAGGAATAGTACTGGATCAGAATTGTGTGCCCGTTGCAGATGCTAAAGTTTATTTATGGCAAGCAGGTAGCGGCGGTAAATATCCTTATGAACCTTTAAAAACACGTGTTGATAAAAGAAGATTTACCGGTAAAAAAGATTCTAGCTTTACTGGTAGCGGTACTGCTACCACTAATAATAAAGGTGAGTATTACTTTGTCAGTATGTTACCTTATAAATCTGTTGGTAATCTAAAAAGTGTTAATATAAGAGTAGAGCATGCCGATCTTAAAACATTAGAAACACGTTTAGATCTATCTAATAAAAATATATGTAGCAATGAATGTGGTGAGATTAATCCCGCTTTGATTGAGCCTCAACAACATCTACGATCATATTGTTTTGACTTAGTATTACAGGGTGCGACATTGAAGAGATATTGA
- the lptM gene encoding LPS translocon maturation chaperone LptM → MKKFDFVVLLLLCTMLCSCGIKKPLEPPTDVSSCGSISGS, encoded by the coding sequence ATGAAAAAATTTGATTTCGTTGTACTTTTACTTTTATGCACTATGTTATGTAGCTGCGGCATAAAAAAACCTTTAGAACCACCGACTGATGTGTCATCCTGCGGCTCGATCTCGGGATCTTAG
- a CDS encoding cupredoxin domain-containing protein: protein MQTNQKNKNIIILASLIFLLIAGISLFISANKNSNNNEEILEIKIVIKDHKFVPDIVEVPKSTKIRLVIHNEDDTVEEFESHDLHREKIVMPHDSIKIILAPLKPGKYDFFGDFHQDTAQGFLIVKD, encoded by the coding sequence ATGCAAACGAATCAAAAGAATAAAAATATTATTATATTGGCAAGTTTAATATTTTTATTAATAGCAGGGATAAGTCTTTTTATTTCAGCAAATAAAAATTCTAATAATAATGAAGAGATACTAGAAATAAAAATAGTTATAAAGGATCATAAATTTGTTCCAGACATAGTAGAAGTGCCAAAATCTACTAAAATAAGATTAGTTATTCATAATGAAGATGATACTGTAGAAGAATTTGAAAGTCATGATTTACATCGAGAAAAAATCGTGATGCCACATGATTCTATAAAAATTATACTTGCTCCTTTAAAGCCGGGAAAATATGATTTTTTTGGAGATTTTCACCAAGATACAGCACAAGGTTTTTTAATTGTTAAGGATTAA
- a CDS encoding FTR1 family protein codes for MFKIALIVFRECLEISLLIGIILAVTKHIEKSRIYIIAGGMLGVVSASIFAFFTRKLSLSFGGMGDELFDSGIMILITILLSWTIIWMQGYGTKVKQHINNISTKIHEGNSSYLMLVFLVASTILREGTEIIILVYSISSVETITSSNYIQGLIIGATSGFLLGLIICFGLIKIANQKYIFKISTILLMLIAGGFAASAAGILTSSGLVMFLSDQVWDSSWLVADRSMIGKILHIVTGYIARPNGLQVLAYFTTILLINIFIQVRLRYSKNILAPLPKKNTQQIS; via the coding sequence ATGTTTAAAATTGCTTTAATAGTATTTCGTGAATGTTTAGAAATATCTTTGTTAATTGGTATAATACTTGCAGTAACAAAGCATATAGAAAAATCACGTATTTATATTATTGCTGGTGGAATGCTTGGGGTAGTATCCGCTTCAATTTTCGCCTTTTTTACTCGTAAGTTATCTTTATCTTTCGGCGGCATGGGGGACGAATTATTTGACTCCGGAATTATGATATTGATCACTATTTTACTTAGCTGGACAATAATATGGATGCAAGGCTATGGAACAAAAGTTAAACAACATATAAACAATATCTCAACAAAAATCCATGAAGGTAATTCCAGCTATTTAATGTTGGTTTTTTTAGTCGCTAGCACTATATTGCGAGAAGGTACAGAAATTATTATTTTGGTATATAGTATTTCTTCAGTTGAAACTATAACAAGTAGTAACTATATACAGGGCTTAATCATAGGTGCTACAAGCGGCTTTCTACTTGGTCTAATAATATGTTTTGGTTTAATTAAAATAGCCAATCAAAAATATATTTTTAAAATTTCTACTATATTATTAATGTTGATCGCAGGTGGTTTTGCAGCGAGTGCGGCAGGAATTTTAACCTCATCTGGTTTAGTTATGTTCTTATCTGATCAAGTTTGGGATAGCTCTTGGTTAGTAGCAGATAGAAGTATGATAGGTAAAATTTTACATATTGTTACTGGTTATATTGCAAGACCTAATGGTTTACAAGTGCTTGCTTACTTTACCACTATATTATTAATAAATATTTTCATACAAGTGCGACTAAGATACTCTAAAAATATCTTAGCACCATTACCAAAAAAAAATACACAACAAATAAGTTAA
- a CDS encoding FKBP-type peptidyl-prolyl cis-trans isomerase, with protein sequence MQKLLSLIIVALVLYNIAKLKISSDDNNATIIEQASVNNSANNENQVSINNDPPVSLNGNLFERTISKIVINALKTEEGKAFFENILQPLNKPIDTKDYTIPVHKDLITSLFKINTIGTGNVGPASCGHVVTVFYQISDMSNNLISEDTKTFTIGSGAVMLGLDNVIVGMNVGQAREAIIPAKYAASVGANNDNADSAYRVNVMLKSILPQNFINSNEVKIYDNEIAYRIPLLCGEKIAFNAKITRLANGEVLYDSKAKGQKVDMKIGDITYPLIFSYALQGKVPVGTRTVIAKGQTFKALGSNINKIISQESLPLNEYLMLEINDFK encoded by the coding sequence ATGCAAAAACTTCTATCTTTAATAATTGTAGCTTTAGTACTTTATAATATAGCAAAGTTAAAAATCTCTTCTGATGATAATAATGCTACGATTATAGAACAAGCAAGTGTAAATAACTCAGCTAATAACGAAAATCAAGTTAGTATTAATAACGATCCTCCTGTCTCTCTAAATGGCAATTTATTTGAACGAACAATTTCCAAAATAGTAATTAATGCTCTTAAAACTGAGGAAGGTAAAGCATTCTTCGAAAATATTTTGCAGCCATTAAATAAACCTATAGATACTAAAGATTATACTATTCCTGTACATAAAGATTTAATAACCTCTCTATTTAAAATTAATACAATTGGTACTGGGAACGTTGGTCCTGCTTCTTGTGGTCATGTAGTTACAGTATTTTATCAAATATCGGATATGAGTAATAATTTAATCTCAGAAGATACGAAAACTTTTACTATAGGTTCGGGTGCTGTAATGCTTGGTCTTGATAACGTAATAGTAGGAATGAATGTAGGACAAGCAAGAGAGGCTATTATTCCTGCTAAATATGCTGCTAGTGTTGGTGCTAATAATGATAATGCCGATAGTGCATATAGAGTTAATGTAATGCTCAAATCTATATTACCACAAAATTTTATTAACAGTAATGAAGTTAAAATTTATGATAATGAAATAGCTTATCGTATTCCTTTATTATGTGGTGAAAAGATAGCTTTTAATGCTAAAATTACTCGCCTTGCAAATGGTGAAGTGTTATACGACTCAAAAGCTAAAGGGCAAAAAGTCGATATGAAAATCGGTGATATTACCTATCCTTTAATTTTTTCTTATGCTTTGCAAGGTAAAGTACCGGTAGGTACTCGAACTGTTATTGCAAAAGGACAGACTTTTAAGGCATTAGGGTCTAATATAAATAAGATAATTTCACAAGAATCATTACCTTTAAATGAATATCTAATGCTTGAAATTAATGATTTTAAATAA